The DNA segment attttatttttaccttcCTCCTAATTCTGCTTAAAGATCACAGGATAATCAGAATGCTGCAGCAAACACATGGAGCACATAGCCTGTTTCCCCAACATGTTCCTAAATTACTGCAAAGGATTCTGACTCTTGAGCTTCTTGGAAAATGTCCTAGCCTGTGCATTAACACTGCTTGGGGAGCACCCAGTTGGGAGAATAATGACAAGGCTAAAACTGGCCATGGTCAGTTGTGCCTCCTGAATATTcagcattttttctttattcagcAGTTGTCCCAAATGGGCCTTAGAACCACTTGCATACATCACATATAGGGCTGCTGATTGCTCCTCTGTGTGAAAAAAGGAACTGTCTACAGTTCTCTGACCTGGGGGAACCCTTCCATGAGTTGAGTCCAAACCAAGGCAGTATAGTGTTTGTATATCATGTAATCTTCACAtgggaaatgtgtttttaaaatttctctgcAGAATTTTCATCTTTATGATTACTTACCATGCAAGCCTATTTGTGGTGAAAAACATGGGTAGTTTAGGGTGTGGCTCCATGTAGTTAAGGAATAGCTGTGCCTGGCTTCAAGTGATAAGACCTTGGAATTTGCTGCATGTTTTTCCCTGCAGATGGTATATTTTCTTTAAGAAATAAGTGCAAGGGAACTCAAGGTTAAAAACTCCTATCTTTGAAACAGGGACAGCTTGAACAGAGACTTGAGATTATTTATGGAgattataattttgtttttcacttcATCTGGAACTACTGATGATTTAGCACATCTGGGAAACTAAGCTGTAAGTTTCCACAGCCCATTTGTTTTTGGCCACCTTCCTGAGTTTGCTGATTAGTGTCACTTTTGCAAGGCAAACAGCAATCCAGCACGAACTGGACTGTGCTTTCCACTTATATCAGTTGTTGAACTGACTTCTGGAAGTACATGCACTTGAGTTGAATTCAAAATAATGAATCTGCAAGCCTTACTACCAGTCCCTAAGCACTTCACCTAAATTTTGTTTACTTCTTCAATTTGGGCAGTTTTTCATGGACTCAGTGAAGTTCAACTGTTAAAAATATTCCAATACACTTTTGAACTGCTAAACTTACTTGAGTCACTAGAAAAATCCTACCTGACTCTGGAAAAGTCTGTAGACCAGGTTCCAGGCAACCTTGCTCCTGTAAGTCTTGTCAGTTCTCATTTTATACACTTTTGCTCATAAAATTAGTTATCCCAACCATTAAACATTCTCAGAAAGATGGGATGGAGAAGGACAAGATAAAATAGAGAAAAGGGCAAAGATACCCAATAGGCAAGAAAACCTTAAAAAATCCTCAGTCATTTGGGAATTCATATTCCAATTTAAAAAGACAGAGGTGTGTAGAGCCCCATAGTGTGTAAGGAACCTTATGAAATGCATCTTAGTGTCTCTGTGTAAACAAAGTTCATTTATCTCTTACTTTCTAAACCCACTGGGTTAAAATATCTGTGTTTCTTGGACTTTTTGTTTCACAAGTGGAATGAATAGTgattaattaaatttatatcTACCTACAGTGAGTGCTGTACATAAAAACGAATGTTTGAAAATTTGTATACTTAAAAAGTCTGATGTAGGAATGGCTTGAAACTGCTGAAGTAAAAATAATTCACCGATGGCATTTTACTCCTGTatattcagggaaaaaaaaccccagaactcCTAATGCCATAGTTTCTGCTTCAGCTGATCAGGTTTTCTTACCTTATGGTACGGAATGCATTTGTCCTTACAGTGGTTTTCTCCACTTTCATCCCACTCCCAGTCTGTCAGCCAGTTACGAACACATATGGAATCATCTTTGCAGGCTTCATACCTTCATGGAGATTAGTGTGGAAGATAAAGTTACTTCTCTCACTTTTTCATTGGACTCAGATTCAACTCAAAGAGATGTCCAGGGGCTCTGTTAGTAACGTGGTGTGATTACAGTGCAGCTTAGCAACAGATCTTCAAGCAATGTGCACATTATCTTAGCTTGACATGTTCATAAACTCTGAGCTGCCCAGGAAAACCTAAATTCCCTTGAAAACTAAACAGTTCACTCACTACCTTTTATACTGACAGACTTAACAAAGGGCTCATGTTGTGGGTGTTTTCTGCTTGGACATCTGATGTTTCTGAGTGGAGGAAATGCCGGGAGGGAAAGAGTGAGTTTCATGAATGCTGCTGTTCAATATAATACAGAGCAAAGGTGTGCTAAGGATGAACTGTCACTGAAGGAGATGTGGGGAAAGTTTGTATTTATGAATTAATAGGGGACAAGAAGAATGATGTTTGCCAGGCAGGGGAGTTGTTATGAAGAATGTGCACTAAAATAAGGAAATtccccaaaaaccaaaataatctAAACTAATAGGCTGTCAGCCTCAAAATGACAAAGAAGttcaaaagagaaggaaagataaGAGTCCTCTAGGGTATAGgtctaaaatattaaatttcaaattatttttaatttgtaagTGGTAATGTAGAAAAAAACCTATAAATGGCCTGGAATGAATAGAGTTCTGGCTGGTTGATGTGATGATCAGTCTCATGACTTACCATTATCCTCCATTTCCCTTATTCTACATCATTTCCTCCCTTCCACTTCTCTTTTATGTTGTACTTTTTGGCTCTTCCCTTTCTTAAGGACTACTTTCTGCAAATCAGTTAACATCTACTTAAATTTAGTCTCATTGGCTTGTAGGACTATTCATACCAGTAACTGAGAGTGCCAAAACAATGAGGCACAGCTTCCAGAAAGTTAATGTGTTTAGCATGGTATTTGTAATTAGTGCCTTTGGATAGATTTTCTGTTTGTAATTTTTAATCTTTAGGGTCATGCTTCAAAAACTGTTTTGATATCACAAGGGCTGCAGCcttacatttttaaatgaaatatggGGGTTGTCATGTGGTCATGAGAACTGGACATTGCAGTAGATTTGCAAACGCAGAAAGGTCAGAAGATGCATATCTGCAGTATCTTCACACTGGTTTTCTGGGCTATTTGGCAGGAGAAAGAGCAATAACAGATGAAAACTGGGGCCTGAAGTAAACAGCTCAGGGTCAGGAGACATGCACTCTCAGTGGGTTCATCCCTGAATCTGCTGTCAGAGGTAGGGCTCTGCTGGAAATAGAGGCTAAAATTTGAGAAATTAATATTCATCGTACGCATCTGGTTTCCTCAGGAATATGAATAAAATGTATTAATTAAAGTGTTTCTATTTTATTCACCATTATTTATTGACTTGTCAAGATGACATGTTTCCTAATCACGATTATTACATGACTGTGGTTTGTTCTATAGGTAGGTGACAAGGCATAATTCCATTGGTAGGAGTTTTTCTTTATCCCAGTGGAAGTAATTATGAAGTCAAGTTTATGAAAAGTCATGATTTGTGAAAATTCTAATTTCTGCAGTCCAGAAACCCATAAGTTGTTTATTCAAACATTAACTAAATGTGAGAAACATGAATACTTAAAAGATCCTCCCTGAACATATTAGTTCCCTATGTATAATGAGcaggatatttttattttaaagacttTTCCACTGTATTTTTTCTAATTAGCTCTTTATCTTTTATAGGACACAGGGCcctttcacaggtgaaagagaAAATGACTTGTACATTGGGCTCTTTCAAAAGCAATAGTTTAAGGACTAGTTAGAACAAGGAATCCTAAAACAATAGGAAGAAAAGGAAGGCCCCAAGCTACTCAGAtggatttcttttaaattaagtCACTGCTCATTGAGAATACTCTGCACATTTCTGGCTACAAAGACATACAGTATACAGCAGGCACACTCACAGTATGTAGAGAAAGTAGGTCACATCACCAGCAGTGCTACAGCATGCTAAAGGGCCTCCACTGAATAGAACATGAAAAAATGTTACTTTAAATCACCAGAAAGAGTGGGAATTCTGTCCAGGCTCTTTTCTAGCCTGAGGCCTTAAGCAGGGCGAGGGAATGGGTTTGACACTGGCATTAGGCAGGCACACGGACCAGCATGCAGGGTAATGGGCCATCAGGACATTTTTGATTCAGGCCAGGCATCTGTGACGCCAACAGCAGCAATAGATCATTGCTCAGGACTTGTTTAGAGCAGATCCTCTCTCTGCCAGGAGACTCTGTACTGGAAAAGGGTCAGTtttcctgggcagcagctctcaATCACCCCACTGTACTTCCCAGCAACAAAAGTTAAAAGTACAGTTTACCTGCAGGCTTTGGAAGTGCCCAGGGAACACTGAGGATTTTGCAATGTAATATTGACCTACATGATCTACAATTGACCTACAACGATCTACACTTTGATATAAATCTCATATACACTAAAGCTGGCTTAAACTAGTTAATAGATGCCAACTAAACTTACAGCacacattttcttttatctttacACTTTCACTTGATATAACAATTTAGTACAGACTTTTCATGCTACTTGTGTTGGGACACATTTGTTTTAGATAATGGTATTCTATCACTTTGCCCATTGGATCCCTTCTAGAGCTCATTGGCAACTCCAGCACTTTAATACCCAAATGCAATATTTGGTAATTGGTTCTGAGCTTAAAGATTCAGAGCACTGAGGAAAATTCAAGGTCTCAGTCTTCATCTTCAAGGAGGTCTATAATCTGATTTCAGTTTAGAAGATTAGAAAAAACTTAGCAAGGAAGACTGTTGACAAATCTGTTCCTGAGGCACATGCAGTTTCctgacacagaaataaaattcattGCTAGAGAAACCTCTAGGAAAGCTAAGAAATACATCAGCCTTTCTAACCCACTTCCATTACAAATCCAAGCTATGCTTCTTGTTTCCTCCACTGGCACAAAGCAATGGAGACATATTTGAAGACAAATCCTACCAAAACTCTGCACTGCATACATGATTTTGCCCTTGTAAGGAATGGAAATGGATCCACATGTCAATAATATTCAAGTTGTGTAAACCctaggaaaggagggcagagagcACCCCAAGAGAACCCTACTGTGCTCCGTATTTTCTgtacttttaagaaatgctcttttataacatttttaaaagtattgtAACGATTTTCCATGATTTTCAGAGTGGCCTAAGGGATCCAGACATTCACAATCCATTACTTTCATGGAAAGCTAGCACTTATAATCCTACAGTGTGAACAGAGCCTGGGGTGTTTGTGCTTCACACACGCAGTTCCTCCAGTGACTGGGCACAACATTCATAAGGTGCTGACTGAGTTTATGTGTCCCACAGTGATGTTTTAAGAACCAACATCTCAAAacagggagggaaaggagagagagagggagggagagataTATGCTGGATAAGTACCAGTGGAAAAATCTCAGTACCCTACATGGATATAATTCTCCTTCCCCAAGACCAAGGACAGATGGGTGCTGGGTTGCCCTACCACATGCCTTGCACTCAAAACATAATGTGATTCTTTGATGCTGTGTTTTGGGAAACAAAATTCAATGCTATTATGCTGCTCATTGCTATTAATAATTTTACCATTAGTTGGCTGCAATTGTCTCTGATATTCAGGCTTTTAGAAGAGATTTTAAAGAGTGTGATGATAGAAGGGATAAGGTCAAGGGTGAAAAATTAAGGAATTAAGCTAATTAGTAACAATAATTTGTTGAAATCCCACATGAATTGATGTCTTTCCTGATTACATAGTGCATTTTATACATACAAAACAAACGTATCATATAATGATCAAGTAGTCAGATTGAAAATGCTAATTGCATAAATTATACTTAACAAACATGGGCTTTTTGAAGGGTGGGCAGGCCCCTGCTTCTGCCAGTGCCTGTCAGTGTGGCAGGGGCTCCTCTGTCACAATGCCACTGCACTGCatcctgccccagagcaggtAAGTGCTGTCTCTGAGTCACTAAACTCATCTTAGTGTCTCCATCCTGCATTCACAGCCTGTGTCATTATTATTTTGGGGGCAGTAGCTtagcagaaggaaaagcagcaatgGCGAAcaagaaattaaaagcagaacAAGAGAAAAGGTGGTGCAGCACCACTGAATCACGGGCATattaaaactaaacaaaaataCTTTGATTAAAAAGCTGAACCTACCAGTCATCACAGAAGCTTTGACACAATGGAACAGCCTGAATAGCAGCAGTGTCATTGGGATGGATCCAGCGAGCAGCATGTGGAGAACACCGGTAAAAGCACTCGATTTTCTTTGTGAAATCTTCACAGCTGTGGTGGATGAGAAAAGCCACAAATAAGCTTGTTTCTGAGCATCAAGGCTACAGCCTCAGTTTTCTAGGCCTGCTTTGATGTGGACGCATTACTATGGATtaggagaaaaacacagaaaagcatCCTTTGGCCCTGTTAATGCCTAAGTTTGAAACTCATTCCTCTGGCATTGTGTACAGGCTCTGACCGTGCAATTACCACAGCCAGCTACAGCACAAATGTTTCCATGCATATTTCAGCCCTATTTGTGTAAGCTTTCCGTAAACTTTTGAGGCCTTGAGTTTTCCTGGCAACAGCGATTCCAGGCAATAATAAAATGTAGTTTAAAACTATAGTATAAAACTTCATCTGTGCTGTAGCCTCATGGTTTCACTATTCTTTAGATTTTTCCCACAGCCCAGCTGAATTTACTTAAAATCGCAtactgtgctgctctcctgggaggGGCAGGCAAGAGCTGTTACTTTTTCACATCTGTTTTTGCTTAATTGTTTTGTACTTTCATCCTTTTATTTCTATAACTTGCCATGTTTCACAGCTTTAACATCTAACAGGGTACTAAAAATCTTAATTAAGGAGACATTTTTCATGGTTACAAAACCCACAGGACTACAAGAATTCTTATTCTAAATTTTCAGCCATTTCATTTCTGGACTCCTGTGCTTTTTTTTGGTGAGATTTAGTAAGCTGGTTGATGTGCTCTCTAAACAAAGGAAGAAGCCTGGTCTCTGTTCATTACTGATCACTCACTGGTGGGTGATGGTTGGAGAGTTACAGAGGTGCAGGGTGGTTGTCACCTACTGGTTACCACCTGACTGGTTTGCATTGCTACATCTGGTTCTGTACTGAAAgcaaatttgaaaaaaacataACCCTCTCTTGAAAAAATGGCAGAAATTGTGTAGACTTAGGGATTTGTGGGTCTGTGAGAGAGGAGAATAAGAGTCAGAGGTTGCTCAGGTATAGAGAAAAGGTGATGGGAGCTAGGCTGGGTGACAAAATCTCGAGGGTAACCTAATGTCCATCAGCAGCTggtggctgctccagcccagctcagtgGAAGCAGGACACAGAAAACATCAAAGCTGACTTACGATTTACTGAGCTGCCCACATCTGTTCCAGTAGCTGTCGCTTACTTTAATTACCGGGGAACGAGCCAATTGCTCTGTGAAGTCTGCATAGCAACAGGAAGCTGTTGGGAATAAAACAAAGATCTTGCAAGAACTGTTCCTTTTTAACACTGTATTTGAAGACACAAAATGTAAAATGAATCTGGTTTGAACCATAATATGATAAAATCTCTTAGTAGTAACTAGAAGATGTACTCAAGCTCTAACAGTTTTGGATGTGAAAGTGGCAGTGTAAATGCCAGGTGAGGCAGACTGGCATAAACAGTGCTTTGTCAAGTTGTGCCCAGAGAGTTCCAAGAATTTTACCAATGTTCTGCCAGATGCTACATCCCGAGGGATACTAACTTTGAAAActacaaaacattaaaaaaaaagagttgaaGAATTTTAATAAGTACTGTACTTTGCTTACAATAGAATTTTGATGTCAAATTTTCCCATTTGGTATCTGCTACAATTGACTCTTATACTTAATTACAATAAATCAAAATAATCTTTGCTGTAAACATTTTTAAGCAGATGAAACTACAAGAAAGGCAAACTGCAtcagaattttgaaaagaagatAAATGAAGTCCATGAGAGTTTTACAACTGACTTTGTTAAGACCCAGAATTTTACTCTTAGTTTCCGTGCAGCAAAACGCCAGCGAAGGAGGCTTTTCAAATAGAATGTATACTGCATCTTATATATTTTTGAGAAATTAGGGGAACTGCAAAAACAATAAGTGTGTACAATTCTCTATTTCTTGACCATATTTGGAAAAAATTAAACCACTCTTACATTTAGAGTAGAGAGTGCACTCTTGCATATTTGGCTCAGGACCTGGCTTCAGTTTTTGGGTGTCCCCCTCCAGACATCCATATTTTTGGCAGGTGGATGACGTTATGACAGCAAGGAGGGTGATAGCAAACCTCAGCATTGTTCTTCAGCTCTTTTTCCTGTATAGAGAGAAGTCTTTGTTTACATCCTTTATTTCTAGGAGAACCCATAACATTAATAGGAAGGACTGCATTTAAAAGACTACATATATAAGCAAATAAAATATGCTCAGCAAAGATGCACAAAGAAATCATAAGAGACATTCTCCCTTCCTATTTGTTTATAAGTGAACACTTAGCCTTCTGTTACATTATTTCTAAGGTTTGGTGTCAAGTGATAAAAGTCATCAATAATTCAGACTACGTATGAAAACATataattttcagtatttaagaaaa comes from the Passer domesticus isolate bPasDom1 chromosome 7, bPasDom1.hap1, whole genome shotgun sequence genome and includes:
- the LOC135305253 gene encoding riboflavin-binding protein-like encodes the protein MLRFAITLLAVITSSTCQKYGCLEGDTQKLKPGPEPNMQECTLYSKSSCCYADFTEQLARSPVIKVSDSYWNRCGQLSKSCEDFTKKIECFYRCSPHAARWIHPNDTAAIQAVPLCQSFCDDWYEACKDDSICVRNWLTDWEWDESGENHCKDKCIPYHKMYANGTDMCQSMWGKSFKVSESSCLCLQMNKKDSIAIKYLPSKSSEESSSSSSSSSEERACQNKLLKFKKLKQKEGEQTR